From the Gammaproteobacteria bacterium genome, the window CACTGTCTCCGGCCAGCGGCTCTCGCAAGAGAATTTACGCCTCAGCCAGGAGGCCATGACTCACATTGGAGAATTCGCAAATAAAATCTCAAGCGTCACCACTACGTCCCGCGAAGTCATGAATCTTCTCAATCAAATCGATAACATCGCTGATCAAACCAATTTACTCGCCCTTAATGCAGCCATAGAGGCAGCGCGTGCCGGCGACTCAGGACGTGGTTTTGCGGTAGTAGCGGAAGAGGTCCGCGCTTTAGCTGGCAAAACAACGGCACTGACGAAGACCATCGATCATTCCATGGATTCATTTATTGGCGAAATCAGCAAGGCCGAGGTGATCATGCGTCAGACTACTGAGATCATGAACCAGGTCTCCTTGATGTCCAACCGCAGCAACCAGGAATTGACCAACGCCTCGGAAAGAATTCTTGCCTTGTCGCAGGCATTTTCCAGCGTGCGGAAAGCCACCCGGGAGCACCATCAGGCAACGGATGAAATCGCTCAGGATACTCATTCGATTACAACTCGGATCGCAATTGCTAATACCATTAGCGCTGAACTCAGCAAGTTGGCGGATTCGATGCAGAAAGCGGTGGTCGGCGTGGTGGAAGAAATATCAAAATTCCATACAAACCCGAGCGCGGAAAATCAGGAATTAGAAACATAACGCTCATAACAAACAAAATTTTTACCATCGGTGATAAAGAATGGCCGATAAATATGAAGAAATTATTGGTGATGGGCCGACGCTGAGAATGCTTGAGCGCATTCAGCAAAATCGTGCGTTGATTCATGTTCGTATTCAGGACCGTGCAAAGTCATGGAGTAGCACTATTGTTACAGTAGATATCGAAGGACGTAGTTGGAAATTCGATGAGCTACCCACTGCCGAAGGCCATCGATTATTGATTAAGGAACGACGCTGTGAGATAGAAACACGCCTGAGCGGTGTAATTATCAAGTTTCAAGCGGAAATAATCAGTTCCGGGGCAGATCGAAAGGGTCTCGTTTATTATGAATCGCGCCCGCCACGATCCATGCGTGTTTATCAACGACGTTCGGATTTTCGCGTTCCGATTGGTGCCAACCAACGCGCTACGGTGAGTTTTATCATTCCAGGCATGCTGCCCATGCGTGGCCATATTCGTGATATTTCACTGGGTGGAATTGGTATCGAGTTAGGAGCCTGGACGCAAGTTTTGGATTATGGCCTCCATATTCCAAACTGCATGATTACCCTGCCGGACAATAAATTGATCAGCTGTGAATTAAGAATATGTTTTGCGCGTCGTAGCAATATTGGTATGTCCATCGGTGCGCGTTTTGAAAAAATCTCTAAAGATGACCAAAAACAAATTTCAAAATTCGTCAATTTTCTTGATCGTGAACGTGCCAAGCGCAAGCACCTGGAATAAAAACATTTTATTAAAAAATTACTAAAGTGATAGTTTTTAACCGATTGAAAATGTCTAAATTTGTTGTTTTAAACTACATAACTAATTGATCGATCAATTTTTGTGAAATATTTTTTATTTTCCATCCTGGTATTGATCGGTACCCTTGCGCGAGCCGATGCTAACTTGCTTGAAGACGCGCGCGGGCTGCTTAAATCGGGCAAATTTAACGATGCGTTCAATCGGTTGCTTCCTTATGAGTACGAGTATTCTGGGGAACTTGAGTACGACTATCTGCTTGGTGTTGCCGCGCTGGAATCGCAACATGTGGAAATCGCGGTGTTTGCTCTGGAAAGATCCGCTGAGAATTCTCCTGATTCGGCGTATGTTCTTGCGGATTTAGCACGGGCCTATTCACTGTTAGGTGAGCACGAGAACGCACGCACGACGCTTGAACGTGCGCGCCAGCGCAGTCATGACCGACAAACAACCGCAGCCATTGAACAGCAGATGGAAACCCTGGGTTTAGTCGATAAACGCGGGCGTTTGGATGCTTTTCTCGAATTTGGCGTGGGTTATAACTCCAACATCAATAGCGCGATTGGAAGTCGAAACATCGTTATTCCCGCTTTTGGCGGCTTTAATTTTTCCCTCGCCAGTACCAGCGTCAAGCTGGACAGCCCGTTTATCCAAAAAACAGTTGGAATCGAATTTGGCTATCCGTTTCAAGATCGCCGCACCACTTTTTTCGCTCGTTTATCGGGAACGCAGCGCACCCATGCGCGCAACAAGCAGTTCGACACGTCCAGTCTTGATGTGCTCTCTAGTATTAACCACGTTGACGGCCCACATTATTTTTCGCTTTCATTGCAGCATGGCAACTTTGCTCTTGACGGCACCGATTATTACTACGATACGAGCGTTCATGGTCAATGGCTGACATTGCTTTCTCCTCGGGTGCGGACCGGACTATTTGTGCAGGGAGGTCAACTGGAGTATCCAACGGCGCGATTGCGCGATGCCAAGCGATATGTTGGCGGTGTATTCTTGAGTGAAACCATGTCGCTATCGCTCAGAAACTTGTTGTATGCCAGCCTGTACGCCGGGAAAGAAGTCACGGAGATTTCTTTCCTGGGGCATCATCTGGTCGGTGCGCGCGTCGGCTTGCAACTGTTTTTCAGGGAAAATCTGTCCATACATCTCGGCATGGGGTATGAGTCGCGTGGGTACGGCGGAATCGATCCGCTGTTTCTCGTTGGGAGGAAAGACCGTCAGCAAGATCTAACCCTCGGCATTGTATATGGCCTAGCGAAAGGATTTTCCTTGCGTCCGTCGCTGAACTGGGTTGATAACCATTCCAATGTCGCGCTTAACCAGTTCAATCGCCTAGAGGCCATACTCAATGTGCGCAAGGATTTTTAGACTGGCGTTCCAGACGTTGATGTTGATTCTGGCGTTGGGAACAAGTGCGGCCTGCCTGGCGGATGCCGCCGCTCGGGTCGAGTTTGTATCAGGCGCGGCAAGCATAACCGACCGTAGTGGAACCACCACGACCATTCAAAAAGGCGTCGCCGTCAACTCTGGCCAAACGCTTGAGACCACAACCGGCAGCCTACAAATTCGGTTCACCGACGGTAGTCGATTTTCCCTGCCGCCTAAAACCGTCTTCCGCGTCGATGATTACTCTTACGATAATCGGCAGGACGGTAGTAAACGTGGATTTTTCAGCCTGCTTAAAGGTGGTCTACGGACGATCACCGGAGTGATTGGGCGCCTGCATAATGAAAATTACCGGGTCGTAGCACGAGCTGCGACCATTGGTGTGCGCGGCACTCATTATTTGCTTAGAGATTGCGAGAATGACTGCGTTAATGCCCAAGGCCAGCTTGACAAGGACGGCCTGTACGCCTTCGTTACGCATGGTGCCATCCATGTCGAGAACAACGCAGGTAGCCTTGATGTCACCGCAGGCAACGCTGCGTTCGTCGCCGACCAGTTGACCATGCCACAGCAGGTAGATCATCTTCCCCAGGTGTTGCCCCCGGGAGAACAATCTGGTACTGAAAAAGATGGCGATGAACATAGCGCGGCGCAAAGTCGCATTGAATCCGGTTTGGAACAATCCGAAGCAACGATGCGTTCGTTAGCTGGACTTGCTCCTAATATTGAAAATCCCTCTGGTTTCCATGAAGAAGGCGAGAGTTTTCTGGGAACTGTCAAGAGCGGCTTTCAGGCTGGCCAGGACGTATTCAAGGTTGATGGGCGTTATATCATCGCCAATCTGAAGGATATCGAAGGAGGAGCGGCAAGTAATGTTTCGGGATTGTCTTCTCGCGGTACCCTGGCCGAAATCGAAACCAACGTCGCCGCCTATCTTGACCCTGCGGGGGCGATACGTGTGGTTACGAACGCCACCGGTAGCGCGAGCAACAATACCGCCGGGGTCTACGACACCTATAGTGATGGCGATTTGTTTCTCGCTCGCTGGGGTGGGCCTGGTCAGACTGGCGGCTCGCTGAATCTTTCCTTGCAAGGTAATCAATCGGTGCATTGGCTACTTCTCAAGCCTTATGAGAGTCCGTTACCCAAGGCCGGAAACGCGACCTACAACATGATTGCGGCAACACAGCCGACCTCATCCAGTCCCATTGCACCAACAGGTGCCATGAACAGCGCGACCGTTACCGTCAACTTCGGTGGAAATTCGGCCTACGGCGGGCTACCGTTCGCGCGCTATGAACTCAACTCGAATTTGTTCCATGCGACTGGTGATGCCGGCATTGATGCCATTGGCGACTTCGAGACAGGCAACAATGGAACGTTGTCGGGAATCGCTACGGGTTCGGCCTGCGAAACAGCTTGCACGGCCTATGTGCATGGGATGTTCGCCGGTAGGGGCGTATCCAGAGGGAATATAACCATACCTTCAGGTATGGGCTTCCTCTATGAAATTCGTGCTTCACCCACCTCCACCTATCACGGTTCGATTGGATTAAAACCATAGCGTGCGCACCACCTACTAATGCGCAGATCTTCCTAGTGACTAAGTAGTAGTGGCGGACTGCTGCTGCTTCCTAAAAAGAGCACATAAGTGTTTATGCGCAAAATTAAAGATAATTCGCTCTCTGTTGATAGTGTTACCACGGCAACTAGAGTCCGGCCTGGGCAGTCTCAGGCATGACCAAAGTAACCCCACATTGCCCAGCAGCAATACAAGGTCTTTCAGTCTGACGGCTGCGTTCTTCCAACACCTTTTTTACCTCACGGAAAGAAAGGTAACGACGAATCCCCGCGTCGTTCTTTCGGTGGAGAACATTCACCGCCGCAATATGATCTACCGCGAATCTGCCCCTGCCCAACGGACAGTAAATAAACTCCCCAATTCTCTTGCCCAAAGCCGAGCAACCAGGTAGCCATTGCGACGTATAAGCGGCATTGATCACATCGACCGACGCACCGCGTCGGCGGGATGCTGCTTCAATTGCTTCTTGTATTATTCCTTTTACCCAACCCGCGAGGCGGTGATTCATGTTACGCCCGCGATCATATCCTCGAATTTGTTTCGTTAAATCCTCAACCGTGATTGATTTTGCTTTATCTAAAAGTGCATGAGCCGCTGTAAATATCTTGGTTCTTACTTTTTGGCGATGACGACGCTTCCGGGCATTAAGTTTTTTACGGCCTAAATTATTTTTTCTAATGCGCTCGGCCTTGGCAGCATTTTTAGTTTTTTTAGCGATAGCTGTTATTTTTTGGCGTGCAGCATAAACATCTTTGAGATGATCTGATTCTTGCGATAATAATTCACCCAATCCCTCACCATGGCGCTCGCCATCGCTATCAGTAAAAGCCTCGCTATAGCCTTTATCAATTCCGAGTTCACGGGTGCCACACGGACGATTCACGCAGGCATCAACTTCATTTACTGTATATAAAATATCCACCTCGCCATCATCCCTGATGCGAACCCGAATAGCGCCGGTAATCGGGTGATTAAATTTACCCAGGGGAATTGCAATTCGTTGACCAGAAATTAATGAAGATACTTTAATCCAATATTGGTCATTCAGGATAAAACAGGTATACCCCTGGACATCAAAAACAATTTGGTTGTAAATATGGCTTTCTCCATGCGGCCAATGTTTGCGCATAAGTCTATGAAGTATTGGATTTTTTAACCAAGTGCCCTGATTTAATATTGCCGTCCATTGCTTTTTGTGGGGGGAACGAAAAATAATTTTTCCACTTTTTGAAATCGCCGCCGCACGATTAGCCTTAATGGCGTTTAAGGAATCTTCCAGTGTCGCTTTCCAAATTCGCGCGGGTAATTTTGTTGCCGCGCCTAAACAAAGACCTGACATCCAATCTTCATCGCGAATATCACGGTGAGTTCTTCCTAAACCAGCTAATCCGCCATAGCGTGCCCAAGTTTCATGACGAACTACACCACACCGTTTAGCCATTTCCGCTAAACGATTATGTTTGGAAGCGGTGAGATTTTGAGAAGTTGCACTACGTGTCACGAGAGGCATTTATCAATACCATTCATTACTTTCTATTTTATCAAGGTCTAATGCTTCTTTGAGTTTTTTCTTATAATTGCGTAATCCATAAAGACGACTACTAAAACAATGCACAATCGTCATCATATCCTGAACCATTTCTTGTTCTGGAGATAGCCGTTCTTGATTTAATACCAATAATTCACATTCATGGGATTTTGCATAATGCTCAAACCATTCAAAACCAAAACGGGTTAAGCGATCTCGATGGGCTATCACTAATTTTTTAATTTCATGTCGTCCGATTTCATCCATGAGAACTAGAAATTTCTTTCTTTTAAAATTTAAGCCCCCACCAATTTCTTCAATAAATTCCACATTGGATAATCCACTGGCTACCACGAATTCTTCTAATACCTTGCGTTGATTTACTAAATCTGGTTTTTGTGCCGCACTGGATACACGGCAATACGCCACAATCCGTGTCGATTGTTTTTCAGGTATTCGTAGGCCAAGAAAATTTTTTATCTGTGATACCGTATAAACACGTCGATTAGTATCGGTACGAGCGATGGGAACCAATCGTCCCTCACGCTCCCAGCGTTGGATGGTCTTGACGGATACCCCAAGTAACTTTGCGGCTTTGCCTGTGCTAATAGTGTTTTCCATATAGACTATAATACACTATAATACACATTATGTAATACTAGATTCTATCTCCAATTTTTTTGGTTCGATAACCGCAAAGGGGCGTCCCGTCAATTTTTCCAAAAGACTTACCCCAAAGAACCCTTGCAAAATCCCGCCTCCATCGGTA encodes:
- a CDS encoding flagellar brake protein, whose product is MADKYEEIIGDGPTLRMLERIQQNRALIHVRIQDRAKSWSSTIVTVDIEGRSWKFDELPTAEGHRLLIKERRCEIETRLSGVIIKFQAEIISSGADRKGLVYYESRPPRSMRVYQRRSDFRVPIGANQRATVSFIIPGMLPMRGHIRDISLGGIGIELGAWTQVLDYGLHIPNCMITLPDNKLISCELRICFARRSNIGMSIGARFEKISKDDQKQISKFVNFLDRERAKRKHLE
- a CDS encoding exported hypothetical protein (Evidence 5 : Unknown function); protein product: MCARIFRLAFQTLMLILALGTSAACLADAAARVEFVSGAASITDRSGTTTTIQKGVAVNSGQTLETTTGSLQIRFTDGSRFSLPPKTVFRVDDYSYDNRQDGSKRGFFSLLKGGLRTITGVIGRLHNENYRVVARAATIGVRGTHYLLRDCENDCVNAQGQLDKDGLYAFVTHGAIHVENNAGSLDVTAGNAAFVADQLTMPQQVDHLPQVLPPGEQSGTEKDGDEHSAAQSRIESGLEQSEATMRSLAGLAPNIENPSGFHEEGESFLGTVKSGFQAGQDVFKVDGRYIIANLKDIEGGAASNVSGLSSRGTLAEIETNVAAYLDPAGAIRVVTNATGSASNNTAGVYDTYSDGDLFLARWGGPGQTGGSLNLSLQGNQSVHWLLLKPYESPLPKAGNATYNMIAATQPTSSSPIAPTGAMNSATVTVNFGGNSAYGGLPFARYELNSNLFHATGDAGIDAIGDFETGNNGTLSGIATGSACETACTAYVHGMFAGRGVSRGNITIPSGMGFLYEIRASPTSTYHGSIGLKP
- a CDS encoding methyl-accepting chemotaxis protein, with the protein product MGQIAKTFNKFIEKLQTIVIAVKEGMPSLESGASELLRRSHDLLDNSNGTTQTIERINGGIGRLRKSAAHMETSSEEVRVTMDTVVKTTVSGQRLSQENLRLSQEAMTHIGEFANKISSVTTTSREVMNLLNQIDNIADQTNLLALNAAIEAARAGDSGRGFAVVAEEVRALAGKTTALTKTIDHSMDSFIGEISKAEVIMRQTTEIMNQVSLMSNRSNQELTNASERILALSQAFSSVRKATREHHQATDEIAQDTHSITTRIAIANTISAELSKLADSMQKAVVGVVEEISKFHTNPSAENQELET
- a CDS encoding transposase, coding for MPLVTRSATSQNLTASKHNRLAEMAKRCGVVRHETWARYGGLAGLGRTHRDIRDEDWMSGLCLGAATKLPARIWKATLEDSLNAIKANRAAAISKSGKIIFRSPHKKQWTAILNQGTWLKNPILHRLMRKHWPHGESHIYNQIVFDVQGYTCFILNDQYWIKVSSLISGQRIAIPLGKFNHPITGAIRVRIRDDGEVDILYTVNEVDACVNRPCGTRELGIDKGYSEAFTDSDGERHGEGLGELLSQESDHLKDVYAARQKITAIAKKTKNAAKAERIRKNNLGRKKLNARKRRHRQKVRTKIFTAAHALLDKAKSITVEDLTKQIRGYDRGRNMNHRLAGWVKGIIQEAIEAASRRRGASVDVINAAYTSQWLPGCSALGKRIGEFIYCPLGRGRFAVDHIAAVNVLHRKNDAGIRRYLSFREVKKVLEERSRQTERPCIAAGQCGVTLVMPETAQAGL
- a CDS encoding outer membrane protein, whose product is MKYFLFSILVLIGTLARADANLLEDARGLLKSGKFNDAFNRLLPYEYEYSGELEYDYLLGVAALESQHVEIAVFALERSAENSPDSAYVLADLARAYSLLGEHENARTTLERARQRSHDRQTTAAIEQQMETLGLVDKRGRLDAFLEFGVGYNSNINSAIGSRNIVIPAFGGFNFSLASTSVKLDSPFIQKTVGIEFGYPFQDRRTTFFARLSGTQRTHARNKQFDTSSLDVLSSINHVDGPHYFSLSLQHGNFALDGTDYYYDTSVHGQWLTLLSPRVRTGLFVQGGQLEYPTARLRDAKRYVGGVFLSETMSLSLRNLLYASLYAGKEVTEISFLGHHLVGARVGLQLFFRENLSIHLGMGYESRGYGGIDPLFLVGRKDRQQDLTLGIVYGLAKGFSLRPSLNWVDNHSNVALNQFNRLEAILNVRKDF
- a CDS encoding putative resolvase (Evidence 3 : Putative function from multiple computational evidences) → MENTISTGKAAKLLGVSVKTIQRWEREGRLVPIARTDTNRRVYTVSQIKNFLGLRIPEKQSTRIVAYCRVSSAAQKPDLVNQRKVLEEFVVASGLSNVEFIEEIGGGLNFKRKKFLVLMDEIGRHEIKKLVIAHRDRLTRFGFEWFEHYAKSHECELLVLNQERLSPEQEMVQDMMTIVHCFSSRLYGLRNYKKKLKEALDLDKIESNEWY